Proteins encoded within one genomic window of Vulgatibacter sp.:
- a CDS encoding phosphatidate cytidylyltransferase, with product MNDKNRNLFLRIASAVVLLPLVLWLLWLGGVATIALVAIASAIVASEILGIAGLRLGHPAALVSMAAAASFAWFAGDLQSRWPGALGVVALAPLLTLALLTLLPPERDLKKAAPLAAFAAMAPTYAGLCLAAIVAMRSFPGTAALAWILVALVVTWGNDTGAYFAGRFLGRHKLYPMVSPAKTWEGFAGGMAASILGCFAIRWLLWPAFTPVDCLVLGGVAGLLGPVGDLSESMLKRAHGVKDSGKIMPGHGGLYDRVDALLFNAPWVYAYAFMVHGLV from the coding sequence ATGAACGACAAGAACCGCAACCTCTTCCTGCGGATCGCCTCCGCGGTGGTGCTGCTGCCGCTGGTGCTCTGGCTCCTCTGGCTGGGCGGCGTCGCCACCATCGCTCTGGTGGCCATCGCCTCCGCCATCGTGGCGAGCGAGATCCTCGGCATCGCCGGCCTGCGCCTCGGCCACCCCGCCGCCCTCGTCTCCATGGCAGCTGCCGCCTCGTTCGCTTGGTTCGCGGGCGATCTGCAGAGCCGCTGGCCCGGGGCGCTCGGGGTGGTGGCGCTCGCGCCGCTCCTCACCCTGGCGCTCCTCACCCTGCTGCCGCCGGAGCGCGACCTCAAGAAGGCCGCACCCCTCGCCGCCTTCGCGGCGATGGCGCCGACCTACGCCGGCCTCTGCCTCGCCGCCATCGTGGCGATGCGCTCCTTCCCCGGCACCGCCGCTCTCGCCTGGATCCTCGTGGCGCTGGTGGTCACCTGGGGCAACGATACGGGCGCCTACTTCGCCGGCCGCTTCCTCGGCAGGCACAAGCTCTACCCGATGGTCTCCCCGGCCAAGACGTGGGAGGGATTCGCCGGCGGGATGGCTGCGTCGATCCTGGGCTGTTTCGCCATCCGCTGGTTGTTGTGGCCGGCGTTCACGCCGGTGGACTGCCTCGTCCTCGGCGGCGTTGCCGGCCTTCTCGGCCCGGTGGGCGATCTGTCGGAGTCGATGCTCAAGCGCGCCCACGGCGTGAAGGATTCGGGGAAGATCATGCCGGGGCACGGTGGCCTCTACGACCGCGTCGACGCGCTGCTCTTCAACGCGCCCTGGGTCTACGCCTACGCCTTCATGGTCCACGGACTGGTGTGA
- a CDS encoding serine/threonine-protein kinase, producing the protein MPPHVVGPYRIENTLGRGGIGTVFRARDVRTNEDVALKLLSSGPALDPIAARRMVREFEALAELAHPNVVRVFDAGVFQGYPYLVMELVEGLDLRSYLSIDLREPRPSLFTRDDPSAVAWDQQIDEPAPRPSGGKLFTLDEMLGEPDTGTFALEYPRGKQALETWAREKEEPDTDDSWSESRSWSGDERGGQADWVLEGIPVFEDVEEPARQLDQATPLTRALNRPERVARLKDAVVQICEALGYIHSHGLVHRDLKPGNILVDDDRRVRLMDFGLAKFLAEDNTVTATGKVVGTYRYMAPEQALGEPVDGRSDLYALGVVIYELLAGRPPFDGRTPLELWQQLLDREPASLFAINPHVDEDLARLAHKLLRKDPDERYQTAEEIVDLLLAG; encoded by the coding sequence GTGCCTCCCCACGTCGTCGGTCCCTACCGCATCGAAAACACGCTAGGCAGAGGCGGCATCGGCACGGTCTTCCGGGCGCGCGACGTGCGCACCAACGAGGACGTGGCCCTCAAGCTCCTCTCCTCCGGTCCCGCCCTCGATCCAATCGCCGCCCGCCGGATGGTGCGCGAGTTCGAGGCGCTGGCGGAGCTCGCCCATCCCAACGTGGTCCGGGTCTTCGACGCCGGCGTCTTCCAGGGCTACCCCTATCTCGTGATGGAGCTGGTCGAGGGGCTCGATCTCCGCAGCTACCTCTCGATCGATCTCCGGGAGCCGCGGCCCTCGCTCTTCACCCGCGACGACCCCTCGGCGGTGGCCTGGGATCAGCAGATCGACGAGCCCGCGCCAAGGCCGTCCGGCGGCAAGCTCTTCACCCTCGACGAGATGCTCGGCGAGCCGGATACCGGCACCTTCGCCCTCGAATACCCCCGGGGCAAACAGGCGCTGGAGACCTGGGCCCGCGAGAAGGAGGAGCCGGATACCGACGACTCCTGGAGCGAGAGCCGCAGCTGGAGCGGCGACGAGCGGGGCGGCCAGGCCGACTGGGTCCTCGAGGGGATCCCGGTCTTCGAGGACGTCGAGGAGCCGGCGCGGCAGCTCGACCAGGCGACGCCGCTCACCCGTGCCCTCAACCGGCCCGAGCGCGTGGCGCGGCTCAAGGATGCGGTGGTGCAGATCTGCGAGGCGTTGGGCTACATCCACAGCCACGGCCTCGTGCACCGCGATCTCAAGCCCGGCAACATCCTCGTCGACGACGATCGGCGGGTGCGGCTGATGGACTTCGGCCTCGCCAAATTCCTCGCCGAGGACAACACCGTCACCGCCACCGGCAAGGTGGTGGGCACCTACCGCTACATGGCGCCGGAGCAGGCGCTGGGCGAGCCGGTGGACGGCAGGAGCGATCTCTACGCGCTGGGCGTGGTGATCTACGAGCTCCTGGCTGGCAGGCCGCCCTTCGACGGCCGCACGCCGCTCGAGCTCTGGCAGCAGCTCCTCGATCGGGAGCCGGCCTCGCTCTTCGCGATCAACCCGCACGTCGACGAGGATCTCGCGCGGCTCGCCCACAAGCTGCTGCGCAAGGATCCCGACGAGCGCTACCAGACCGCGGAGGAGATCGTCGATCTCCTCCTTGCCGGCTGA
- a CDS encoding isoprenyl transferase has translation MTEREEELRGLVASGPVPAHVGIIMDGNGRWAELRGKPRLEGHREGSASVRAVTTLAREVGVQALTLYAFSSQNWLRPPSEVTGLMELLREYLVSERRTMVENGIRFSTIGEIQRLPGPVRDAIEEAKSATARCDGMVLSLALSYGGREEIVRAAKELAADAVAGRIKPDKIDEKAVASRLWTAGLPELDLCIRTSGEMRVSNFLLWQIAYAEIVVSDHLWPDFREEAFLEALLEYRGRERRFGKTSAQLRGKGRR, from the coding sequence GTGACCGAAAGAGAAGAAGAGCTTCGCGGCCTCGTGGCTTCCGGCCCGGTGCCCGCCCACGTGGGCATCATCATGGACGGCAACGGCCGCTGGGCCGAGCTGCGTGGAAAGCCTCGCCTCGAGGGGCACCGCGAGGGCTCTGCCTCGGTCCGCGCGGTGACGACCCTCGCCCGCGAAGTCGGCGTGCAGGCGCTGACGCTCTACGCCTTCTCCTCCCAGAACTGGCTTCGTCCGCCCTCGGAGGTGACCGGGCTGATGGAGCTGCTGCGCGAATACCTGGTCTCCGAGCGGCGGACCATGGTGGAGAACGGGATCCGCTTCAGCACCATCGGCGAGATCCAGCGGCTTCCAGGGCCGGTGCGCGACGCCATCGAGGAGGCGAAGTCCGCCACCGCCCGCTGCGACGGGATGGTGCTCTCCCTGGCCTTGAGCTACGGCGGCCGCGAGGAGATCGTCCGCGCCGCAAAGGAGCTCGCCGCCGACGCGGTGGCAGGGCGGATCAAGCCCGACAAGATCGACGAGAAGGCGGTGGCCTCCCGGCTCTGGACCGCGGGCCTGCCCGAACTCGACCTCTGCATCCGCACCAGCGGCGAGATGCGCGTCTCCAACTTCCTCCTCTGGCAAATCGCCTACGCCGAGATCGTCGTCAGCGACCATCTCTGGCCCGATTTCCGCGAAGAGGCCTTCCTCGAGGCGCTCCTCGAGTACCGCGGCAGGGAGCGTCGCTTCGGCAAGACCTCCGCCCAACTGCGCGGGAAGGGCCGCCGATGA